A region of the Cyanobium usitatum str. Tous genome:
GAACAGCACCAGCAAGCAGTTGACAGCGCCATCGCTGCCGCTGCAGCCCTCTTGGCGGCCTGAGCCCGATGCTTGCGGCCCCCAGCTGCCACCCCGCCCTACGCCAAGGGGTAGGGCTTCAGCCCTTCACCACCTGGAAGGTGGGAGGTCCAGCAGAGTGGTTTGCCGAGCCTGGAGAGAGCGATGAACTGGTTTCTCTGGCGGCCTGGGCCCGGGCCCAGGGCCTGGCCTTGCGCTGCATCGGCGCAGGCTCAAACCTGCTGATCGCCGATAGCGGCCTGCCCGGCCTCACCATCTGCAACAGGCGGCTGCAGGGGAGCCGGCTCGACGCTGCCAGCGGCTTGGTGGAAGCGGAAGCCGGAGAACCTATCCCCACCCTGGCCCGTAAAGCAGCCCGGCTTGGCCTGAGCGGGCTGGAGTGGGCCGTGGGCATCCCAGGCACCGTTGGGGGCGCGGTGGTGATGAATGCGGGCGCTCAGGGCGGCTGCACGGCCGAATGGTTGCACTCGGTGCGGCTGCTGGACCCGGCCAATCCCGCAAAGCCCTTCGAGCTGAAAGCCCGGGAACTGGACTTCGCCTATCGCCACAGCCGCCTCCAGGCGGAGGCCTGGATCGTGCTAGCAGCCACCTTCCAGCTGGAGGCCGGCCACGACCCCGCAGCCATCACCTCGCGCACCAGTGCCAATCTGCACAGCCGCACCAGCACCCAGCCCTACCAACAACCCAGCTGCGGCAGTGTTTTTCGCAACCCAGAACCACAAAAAGCAGGGCAGCTGATCGAAGCTCTAGGACTGAAAGGTCTGCAGATCGGTGATGCCCAAGTCTCGCCAATCCACGCCAATTTCATCGTCAACATTGGCCAGGCCAGCGCCAGCGACATCGATGCCTTAATCGCTGAAGTGCAATGCCGGGTGCTGGCCAGCCATGGCCTGAGCCTCCACCCTGAGGTAAAGCGGCTGGGCTTCGGGCCTGAGCCCTAGCTGACCCTTAGCCTGAGCTCAGCAACTTCCAGGGCATGGCTGGCTTCGGACTCCCCAACTTCGGTCAGCTCACCGAGGCCTTTAAGAAGGCCCAGGAGCTGCAGCAAAACGCCCAGAAGCTCCAGGAAGAACTCGATGCAATGGAGCTGGAGGGCCGCAGCGCCGACGGCCGGGCCAGCATCTGGCTCACGGGCAACCAGCAACCGCTGCGAGTGCAGCTGGCCCCCGAACTGATCGCCGAAGGGGCTGCCGCCAGCGAGGCCGCCGTGCTGGAAGCATTGCAAGCCGCCTACGAGCTATCCACCGGCACGATGAAAGGCCGCATGGAAGAGCTCACCGGAGGCCTAAATCTCAATCTTCCGGGTCTGGGCGGCTGAAATCCGTCGCTTTTCCGGTGCCAGCCTGGCCGTCCTCTTCCCCATCCAGCAGCTGCTGACGCTGGCGACGCCGGGAGAGCTGCCGCAATCCGGGCGCCAGGCGCGGCTCAAGGCCCTGGCCGCGGCGGCGCTGCCCCGACCCCTCAGGGGAGTCCGCAACCCGGCCCGTTCGCTCGCCTTCCAGCAGCAGGTCGCTCAGGCACTGGGCATAAAGGGGGTAACGCTCCCAGTCGCAGCCAACGGCGCAGCCGGGATCGCCCTGGTGCAGGCAATTGCTGAAGCGGCAACAGCCCAAGCCAAGGCGTTTCCGAATCTCCGGGAACAGGGGGCCTAGGGCAAAGGGGTCGGAAGGCAGCCGCGGCCTATTGAAGCCAGGCGTGTCGGCCAGCAGGGCTCCGGGTGCCAAGGGGAAAAGCTCCACATGGCGAGTGGTGTGGCGGCCCCGCTGCAGCCGCCCTGACACCGCCGCCACCCGCAGGCCCAGCTCGGGGCACAGACCATTAAGCACACTGCTTTTACCCACCCCGGAAGGTCCACAAAGCACGGCGATGCCTGGCTGGGCCAGCCGCTGCAGCAAAGGCTCCATACCTGCGCCACTGCTGGTAGATACCGCCAGGGCGTCGTAACCCCAGTCAGCAGCTCTCTTGCACCAACTAACCACCTCGTCAGGCGAAACCAGATCCGCCTTGGAGAACACCAACTGCACCGGCCGCTCAGTCGCCTCGGCCGTCAACAAAAAGCGTGTGAGCTGGAGCAGGTCCAGCTCTGGCTCCGCCAGCGCCACCACCACGACCACGAGGGCCACATTGGCCACGGCGGGCCGCTCCAGCAGGCTCTGACGCGGCTCCAGGGCCGCCACAGCCGCCCGGCCAGCAGGCCAGTCAATGCCATCTACCCAGACACGATCCCCCACCGCAATTGTTTGGCCGCTCTTACCAAGGCGGGTGCGCCGGGTGCACAAAAGTCGACTCAAGCCGGTAGGCCCTACCTGATCCAGTTCCACCCAGCAGTAATTGGCCAGCAGGGCCACCACCTGCCCCGCTAAGCGCAATCGCCCAGGCTCAACCCCCATAACAACGAACCAGCAGCCGCACGGCCCCTTGTTGCTCCGGGTGTTCGCAGCAGATAACTCCATGACCGGAGCTCTCCAGCCCCTGGGTCACCTGCTGCTGGGGCTCTCCCCGATCTAAATCCACCTGCAGGATCTGGCCAGGAAGCAAACGCTCCAGGGCCAGCTTGGTGCGAATGAAGTTGAGCGGACAGGCAATGCCGCGTAGATCAAGCTGGGCATCTGGGTTGCCGTCTGCCCACCCGGAGCTCAACCGAAGAGGCCCCCAAACAAGCCGCTCTTATGGGGATGCTTGTGGCCCTTGTTGGTGTGGTGGCCCGCCAATTGCTCCAGCAACTCCCGCTCTTCAGCATTGAGCTTGGTGGGCAGCTGCACCTTGATGCTGACCAAGTGGTTGCCTCGGGCCACCGGATTGCCCAGCTTGGGCACCCCCTTGCTCTGCAGGGTGAGCACCGCTCCGGGCTGGGTACCGGCTGGAATCTCCAACGACTCCTGGCCGTCCACCGTGTCTACCTCGATGGTGTCGCCCAAAATGGCCTGGAGGTAATTGAGCGTCACCTCAGAGTGAATGTGGATGCCGTCGCGGCGCAAGCCGGCAGCCGATTGAACACTCAGGAACACATAGAGATCGCCGGCGGGACCGCCCCGCTGGCCGGCATTGCCCTCATTTGCCACCCGCAGCCGGGTACCGGAATCAACCCCAGCTGGGATGTTGATCCGCAGCTTTTTACGCACCTGCTGCAGACCCTGGCCACCGCAAGCGCCGCAGGGGTCGGCAATCACTTGGCCGCTACCCTCACAGGTGGGACAAGCAGCCACCTGGGTAAAGCTGCCGAATGGGGTGCGGGTGGCCCGACGCACTTGGCCAGCGCCGCCACAGGTTCCGCAGCTTGTGGGTCCACTGCCCGCCTTAGCACCAGACCCCTGGCAGGTGCTGCAGGTTTCGAGATGGCGAATCTGCACCTCCTTCTCGATACCAAACACCGCCTCTTGGAAGTTGATGCTGAGGTCGAGGCGCAGGTCATCGCCTTGACGGGGACCACGCCGCCGCGGTCCTGCGCCAGCACCCGCCCCGCCAAAGCCACTGAAAAAGGTCTCAAACAGGTCGGCAAAGCCGCCCATGTCGCCCATATCAGGGGCGCCGCCACCGCCTAATCCCGCCTCACCGAACTGGTCGTAACGGGCGCGGGTTTGGGGATCGCTGAGCACCTCGTAGGCCCGGCCGATCTCCTTGAATTTGTCTTCAGCCCCAGGATCTTTGTTGACATCCGGGTGGTACTGACGGGCCATCCGCCGGTAGGCCCGCTTCAAAGTGTCTGGATCGGCGTCGCGGGCAGTGCCGAGCAGGTCGTAGTAGTCGGCCATCAGCCGTCCTGCTCCTCAGCCTGGCCATTCTCAGCTGCTTGGGGGCCAGCGGGGACGGCGCCGGAACCAGGCCCCATCGACACCTTGACTAGGGCGTGGCGCAGCACCCGACCGTTTAGGTGGTAGCCGCGCTGCAACTCCTCGATCACCACATCTTCGGCATGGGCCTCGCTGGGTTCACGCAAGACCGCCTCATGCAAGCTGGGATCGAAGGGTTCACCCTCTACCCGCATCGGTGAAACCCCCAGCTGCTTGAACACATCCACTAGCTGCTTGTACAGGCCCTGATAGCTGCGATGCAGCGCCTGGGCTTCCTCATGCTGGGGATTCAGCTGCTGCCTTGCCCGGTCGAAGTTATCGACCACCGGCAAAATCTCACCCAAGGTGGAGCAGGTGATCTGTAGGCGCAGGTCTTCGCTGTCGCGGCTCTGGCGCTTGCGGAAGTTGTCGAAGTCGGCAGCCAGACGCATGTATTGGCCGTTGAGGGCCTCATGCTCTGCCTTGAGTGCCACCAGCTGGCCAGCCAGATCGGAACCCTGATCAGAAATCTGGTGAGAGCCGGCCTCCTGTCCAGCCTCCATCTCCGGAGTAGCCGGAATCTCGCTGGGATCAGCTGCCTGGGGGGCCCCAGCTCCCAGGTTGCTGTCACCGCTCATCGAGGTGTCACCGCTCATGGCTGACAAGGTCGGACTTTGGTTCTAGACATGTTGAAGCGCCGGGCCTACCTCCCACAAGCGGCGGAAGCCCGCACCTTCTGGCTCCATGACCCTCATCCCTTCCCGCCCCGTCCCTGAAGCCAGCAGCGAAGAGCAGCAGCGTCTGGAGGTGGAGCTACTGGTTGGTGAACCGGTGCTGCAAGCCACCGAGTTGCAGGCCCTTGGTCAAGACTTACTTTTTACGGGCAAAGGGCTGCCAGAGGCCCGCTGGCGCGAATTTGGCGCCTTGCCCCTTCAAGAAAGCAAAGGGAGATTGGTAGTTGCCGTACCTAGCCACTGGGGGCCCCAGCAGCGCCAGAACTTAATTGAGGAATTGCAACGTGCCGGCTTCAACGCGGAGCTGAAGTTGGCGTTGGCGACAAATCTCACATCTGCGCTCTCGGCAAAAGCACCAACTCCCGCTACCGCAGCCTCCAAGCCAGGCCAACCGCGACCACCTGCAAGCTTTACCCCCCCCCGCTCCCTAACCAAAGACCTAGGAATCCCTGGAACCTCCGAAGGGCAGCTGCAGGAGGTTGCCGATGTCGAAGATCTGGAGGGCACTGCTGCTGCTGCCAACAGCAGTGCCAATGCGTCACCAATCATCAGCCTGGTGGACAGAATCCTGATCGAGGCCCTCACCCTGGGGGCCAGTGATATTCACGTGGAACCCCAGGAAAACACCCTGGAAATTCGCTTTCGCCTCGACGGTGTGCTGCAGAAGCACTTCGAGGACCTGCCAAAGAGCCTGACGCCTGCCGTCACATCACGCATCAAAATCATGGCGGATCTGGACATCGCCGAGCGACGATTGCCTCAAGACGGCCGCATCAGGCGCATGTTCCGCGGCCGCAAAATGGATTTTCGGGTAAGCACTTTACCCAGCCGTAATGGTGAAAAGATATGCCTGCGCCTACTTGACAGCGGCGCTACTCAGCTCGGCCTAGAAACCCTAATCACCGATGCGGATGCCAGAAAAACCCTGCGAGAGCTGGGATCTAAACCCTACGGAATGATTCTGGTGACGGGCCCAACCGGCTCGGGCAAGTCAACCACCCTCTACGCCCTACTAGCTGAGCGCAACGATCCAGGTATCAACATTTCCACGGTTGAAGACCCGATCGAATACACCCTGCATGGCATCACCCAAACCCAAGTAAATCGAGAGAAGGGGCTCGATTTCAGTATGGCGCTACGTGCCTTTATGCGACAGGACCCTGACGTTTTGCTGGTGGGAGAAACCCGCGACTTGGAGACCGCCAAAACGGCGATCGAGGCCGCACTTACTGGCCACCTAGTGATGACCACCCTGCACTGCAACGACGCGGCCAGCGCCATCGCCCGCCTCGATGAAATGGGTGTGGAGCCCTTCATGGTGAGCGCATCACTGCTGGGCATCGTGTCCCAACGGCTGCTGCGAAGGGTGTGTTCGGCTTGCCGAATTAGTTACACCCCCAATCCGGAAGAACTGGCCCGTTTTGGTCTGTTGAGTAGCCACGAAACCACGGTGACCTTCTTCAAGGCCAACACCCAGAACCGCAACCAGGAAGGCTGCTGCCCTGCATGCAACGGTGCCGGCTACAAAGGAAGAATCGGTGTCTACGAAATCCTACGGATGACGGATACCTTGGCAGCAGCTGTCGCCAAAAGGGAACCCACAGATGTGCTGCGGCGAATGGCGCTTGAAAACGGCATGAAAACCCTTTTGGGCTACGGGCTGCAGCTAGTGCGCGAAGGTCACACAACCCTGGCCGAGGTCGAACGGATGCTGCTCACTGATTCAGGCCTGGAAGCTGAACGCCGCTCTAAATCACTAAGCACCCTCACCTGCAGCAACTGCGGAGCTGGGCTCCATGACGACTGGCTCGAATGTCCCTACTGTCTAACCAGCCGCTGAGGGTCCCATGGCCGTGATGATTGAAGACTTGATGACCCAACTTGTGAAGGATGGCGGCAGTGATCTCCATATCAGTGCAGGCATACCTCCCTATGGCAGGTTCAGCGGTCAACTAAGGCCCATACACGATGATTCCCTAGACGAAGAAAGCTGCAATAAACTAATCTTCTCCATGCTAAATAATGCCCAGCGCAAGCAGCTAGAGCAAACCTGGGAATTAGATTGTGCCTATGGCCTTAAAGGGATCGCCCGCTTCAGGGTCAATGTTTATCGCCAGAGGGGTACCTACGCCGCCTGCCTGCGAGCGCTTTCCAACACCGTGCCCACTCTGGAAAGCCTAGGGCTACCGCCGATTGTGGAGGAAATGAGCCACATGCCCAAAGGGCTGATTCTCGTAACAGGCCCCACCGGCTCTGGCAAAACCACAACCCTGGCGGCAATGATCGAGCATATAAATCAAACCCGGGCAGAACATATATTGACCATTGAAGACCCGATTGAATTCACATACAGACCAGTAAAAAGTGTCATCCACCAGCGCCAGCTCAACGAAGACACCCGCAGCTTTGCCAATGCCCTAAAGGCAGCCCTTCGAGAAGATCCCGACGTAATCCTGGTGGGCGAGCTTCGAGACCTCGACACCATCCAGTTAGCAATTACGGCAGCAGAAACCGGTCACCTGGTATTGGGCACCCTGCACACGAGTTCGGCCGCCCAAACCGTGGACCGCATGGTGGATGTTTTCCCCCCCAGCCAACAGAATCAGATTCGGGTGCAGCTAAGCAGCAGCCTTGTGGCCGTTTTTGCCCAAACGCTGTGCAAGCGCCACAATCCAAGCCCCGGCCAATCTGGTCGAGTCATGGCCCAGGAGATAATGATCAATACACCAGCCACCGCAAACCTGATCCGGGAAGGTAAAACCGCCCAGCTTTACTCTGCAATTCAGACAGGTGGTCAACTATCAATGCAAACGCTGGAAAAAGCCCTTGGGGATCTAGTGCTCAGCAACCAAGTCATGATGGATGAAGCCCTTTTGAAAACCTCAAAGCCTGACGAGCTCATACGTTTAGTCAAGCAACTGAGCTGATTCACCACTAGGTACTCCTAAACCATGCCTGCCTTCGTTGCCACCTGCATCAATCCCCGAGGCAAGTCATTCCTTGTAGATATTGAGGCAACCGATCCCGCCCACGCTAAGCGCAGCTTGAGGCTGCGAGGCATCCGAGCCACCGAAATCAAGGCCAAGCCGAAAACCACGGCGACGGGATCTAGTGCCGCAGCCCAACTAAGTGAAAAACTCAAATTCTCCAAACTCAATGAACTGCTAGAGGCAAAACCTGGCATCAAAGATAAAGCTGTATTTGCCAGCAAGATGTCGGCCCTTGTCAATGCTGGCGTACCAATTGTGCGCAGCATCGACCTAATGGCATCTCAACAAAAGATGCCCCTGTTTAAACGGGCCCTGCAATCGATCAGCCTGGAGGTAAACCAGGGGATCTCCCTAGGCGAAGCCCTACGGCGCTGGCCCAAAGTATTTGACAAGCTCAGCATCGCCATGGTGGAGGCGGGGGAAGCCGGCGGCGTGCTGGATGAATCCCTAAAGAGACTGGCCAAACTGCTTGAGGACAACGCCAAGTTGCAAAACCAGCTCAAAGGGGCCATGGGCTATCCGGTGGCTGTGTTGTTCATCGCCATCTCAGTCTTTCTGGGAATGACAATCTTCATCATTCCCACCTTTGCCGGTATTTTTGATGGCCTAGGCGCCGAACTCCCCTGGTTCACTCAGATGATGGTGGACCTCAGCAGCCTACTGCGCTCAACCTTTTCTCTGTATCTGGTATTAGGACTTATTGCCGGAGTCTTTCTATTTGGCAAGTTTTATGCCACACCAATTGGCAGGCGGCGAGTAGACGCCCTTGTACTCAAGCTCCCCCTGTTTGGCGAATTGATTCAAAAAACAGCAACGGCGCAGTTCTCCCGAACCTTTAGCTCCCTAACGCGAGCGGGGGTGCCAATTTTGATGTCACTTGATATAGTTAGAGAAATCACAAGTAATTCCATTATCTCAGATGCAATTAGCAATAGTCGCCAAGACGTGTTGCAGGGAATTCCGTTAAGTGTTGCGCTTGGACGCATGAACGTATTTCCTGATATGTCTATCAGCATGCTCTCCATCGGCGAGGAAACAGGCGAAATGGACGCCATGCTCTCCAAGGTGGCTGACTTTTATGAAGACGAAGTGGAAGCCACCGTCAAGGCACTCACCTCCATGCTGGAGCCGGCCATGATCGTGCTTGTCGGCGGCATTGTGGCCTCAATCCTGCTGGCTATGTATCTACCGATGTTCTCGGTGTTTGATCAGATCAAATAACTCTCAGCCAAAGCCTGGCCAGCCAGCCAGCCGCTGCTCCAGCAGTGCTGGAAGTTGAACCCCCCCGTCACCCCGTCCACATCCAAAAGTTCACCCACCAAATAAAGACCAGGCTGCTGGCGGCTCTCCATCGTCGCCAGGTTCACCTCACCTAGAGGAATGCCCCCTGCTGTCACGAATTCTTCGCCGAAGGGGCCCCGCCCGGTAATGGCCAGCCGGGTATCACGCAAGGCCGATACCAACAGCTGCTGGTGCCGCTTAGCAAGGTCAGCCCAGCGCTGCTGAGGGTCTAGGCCATGGCGCTGCAACAGGGCCAGCCATAGGCGCCGGCTAAGGGCGGGCCAGGGGCGCCAGTTGGCTAGTTGCCGCTTGGCCTGGTCTCGCTTGGCCTCGGCAAACAAGCCCTCAAGATCCTGCTGGGACAGGCCGCCACTCCAATCAAGGCGCAGCTCACCCCGATAGCCACTGGCCTTGAGGGCGCGGGCCGCAAAAGCCGTGAGCCGCAGGGTGGCTGGACCGGACAGACCCCAATGGGTGATCAGCACCGGGCCCCGCTGGCGAAAAGGCTGGGCAGCCCGAGCGGCCTGGGGCTCCTGCGGCAGGTGCAAAGCCAGCTCCACCGGATCCATCACCACTCCGGCCAGCTCCAGCAGGGGATCGCCAGCCAGGGCCAAGGTGAATAGGGAGGGCACAGGCGCCACCAGCCCATGGCCTAGGGCCGCCGCCAGCTGGCGGCCGCTGGGATGGCTGCCGGTGGCAAGCACCAACCGATCGGCTCTGATCGCCCCACCGCCCCGCACCAGCAGGTCAAAACCACCGGAAGCAGCTGCCGCGGCCCGCTGCAGGCTCACCCCCGTGTGCAGCTGCACCCCGGCCTGGAGGGCCGCTCGGCGCAAGGTGGCTGCCACCGATTCGGCACGGTTTGAGCGGGGAAACAGGCGGCCGTCCGGCTCCTCCACCAGTTCGAGGCCATGGTCAGCAAACCAAGCAACGGCATCGCCGGGAGCAAAGCGGGAAAAGGGACCCCGCAGGGCTTGGCCGCCCCGGGGATAGTGCCCCACCAACGCCCGAGGATCCCAGCAGGCATGGGTGACATTGCAGCGCCCACCACCACTGATCAAAACCTTGTTCAACGGCTCGTTGGTGGCTTCCAGCAGTGCGATATCGCCAAGGCCGGCCTCAGCAGCACAGATGGCGGCCATGAAGCCGGCGGCACCGCCACCGGCCACGACAACGGCAGCATGAATTGGCAGCATGGGGAGATGGGCCAGATCGATCCAGCCAGTTATCGCTTCAGTGTGGCCCCGATGATGGACTACACCGATCGGCACTTCCGGGTGCTGATGCGGCAGATCAGCAGGCGCAGCCTGCTTTACACCGAAATGGTGGTAGCCCAGGCCCTGCACCACGCCAGGCAAGCACCTGATGCCAGCGCACCGGGGGGGCGGCTGGAGCGCCTACTGGGCTTCGATCCGATCGAAAAACCCCTAGCCCTGCAAGTGGGCGGCGACGATCCTGGCTTGCTGGCTGAGGCCGCTGCCCTGGCGGCTGAATGGGGCTACGACGAAATCAACCTGAATGTGGGCTGCCCCAGCGAGAAGGTGCAGAAAGGCCGCTTTGGGGCCTGTCTGATGGCCGATCCTGACCAGGTGGCCCGCTGCGTTGCCGCCATGGCCGCCGCCTGCTCCTTGCCGGTAACGGTGAAACACCGCATCGGCATTGATGAGCGCGACTCATACGCCGAGTTGCTGGCCTTCGTGGATGCGGTGGCGGCAGCGGGGGCCCAGCGATTTGCAGTACACGCGCGTAAAGCCTGGCTGGAGGGGCTCGATCCCAAACAGAACCGGACGATCCCGCCCTTGCGCTACGACGTAGTGCACACCCTCAAGCGCGATCGACCGCAACTGAGCATCGAGTTAAACGGCGGTCTGGAAAGCCTGGACGACTGCGTGCAGCAGCTCGAATTGGTGGACGGGGCCATGGTGGGTCGGGCTGCTTATGCCCATCCCCTCCAGTGGAGGCAGGTGGACCAGCAGATCTACGCCGACGACAGCCAGCCGCTGGCCACAGCCTCCAGCGTGGTGGGAGGTTTGGTTGCCTACGCCGAGCAATGGCGCAGTCGAGGCGGGCGGCTGTGGCCTATCGCCCGCCACCTAGTACATGTGGTGGAGGGGGTAGGCGGCGCCAAACGCTGGCGCCAGCAACTCACCGAAAAAGCAGGGGCAAGGGACGCGGATGCTGGCGTGCTGGCAGCCGCAGCCCTATCCCTGGCAGAGCGGGGCTACTAGCCCTCGGCACCACCGTAGAAGTCGCCGCCACCGCCACCGCTATCGCCACCGCCACTGCGGCGGCGGCGGGTGCGCCCAGCATCGAAGCTGTCGCCACCAGCAGGATTGCCGGCGCCATAGCTGCGATCTTCCCAGCCGCGAGCACCGGATCCCCGATCGCCACCACCCGCATAACCACCACCACCGCCTGCTCCACCCCCACTGCCGCGGTTGTAGCCACCACCGCCACCGCCGCCACCTGCGTAGCCACCTCCTCCTCCGTAACCACCACCGCCGCC
Encoded here:
- the dusA gene encoding tRNA dihydrouridine(20/20a) synthase DusA, coding for MNWQHGEMGQIDPASYRFSVAPMMDYTDRHFRVLMRQISRRSLLYTEMVVAQALHHARQAPDASAPGGRLERLLGFDPIEKPLALQVGGDDPGLLAEAAALAAEWGYDEINLNVGCPSEKVQKGRFGACLMADPDQVARCVAAMAAACSLPVTVKHRIGIDERDSYAELLAFVDAVAAAGAQRFAVHARKAWLEGLDPKQNRTIPPLRYDVVHTLKRDRPQLSIELNGGLESLDDCVQQLELVDGAMVGRAAYAHPLQWRQVDQQIYADDSQPLATASSVVGGLVAYAEQWRSRGGRLWPIARHLVHVVEGVGGAKRWRQQLTEKAGARDADAGVLAAAALSLAERGY
- a CDS encoding type II secretion system F family protein; its protein translation is MPAFVATCINPRGKSFLVDIEATDPAHAKRSLRLRGIRATEIKAKPKTTATGSSAAAQLSEKLKFSKLNELLEAKPGIKDKAVFASKMSALVNAGVPIVRSIDLMASQQKMPLFKRALQSISLEVNQGISLGEALRRWPKVFDKLSIAMVEAGEAGGVLDESLKRLAKLLEDNAKLQNQLKGAMGYPVAVLFIAISVFLGMTIFIIPTFAGIFDGLGAELPWFTQMMVDLSSLLRSTFSLYLVLGLIAGVFLFGKFYATPIGRRRVDALVLKLPLFGELIQKTATAQFSRTFSSLTRAGVPILMSLDIVREITSNSIISDAISNSRQDVLQGIPLSVALGRMNVFPDMSISMLSIGEETGEMDAMLSKVADFYEDEVEATVKALTSMLEPAMIVLVGGIVASILLAMYLPMFSVFDQIK
- a CDS encoding GspE/PulE family protein, encoding MTLIPSRPVPEASSEEQQRLEVELLVGEPVLQATELQALGQDLLFTGKGLPEARWREFGALPLQESKGRLVVAVPSHWGPQQRQNLIEELQRAGFNAELKLALATNLTSALSAKAPTPATAASKPGQPRPPASFTPPRSLTKDLGIPGTSEGQLQEVADVEDLEGTAAAANSSANASPIISLVDRILIEALTLGASDIHVEPQENTLEIRFRLDGVLQKHFEDLPKSLTPAVTSRIKIMADLDIAERRLPQDGRIRRMFRGRKMDFRVSTLPSRNGEKICLRLLDSGATQLGLETLITDADARKTLRELGSKPYGMILVTGPTGSGKSTTLYALLAERNDPGINISTVEDPIEYTLHGITQTQVNREKGLDFSMALRAFMRQDPDVLLVGETRDLETAKTAIEAALTGHLVMTTLHCNDAASAIARLDEMGVEPFMVSASLLGIVSQRLLRRVCSACRISYTPNPEELARFGLLSSHETTVTFFKANTQNRNQEGCCPACNGAGYKGRIGVYEILRMTDTLAAAVAKREPTDVLRRMALENGMKTLLGYGLQLVREGHTTLAEVERMLLTDSGLEAERRSKSLSTLTCSNCGAGLHDDWLECPYCLTSR
- a CDS encoding sulfurtransferase TusA family protein, translated to MSSGWADGNPDAQLDLRGIACPLNFIRTKLALERLLPGQILQVDLDRGEPQQQVTQGLESSGHGVICCEHPEQQGAVRLLVRCYGG
- the dnaJ gene encoding molecular chaperone DnaJ, translating into MADYYDLLGTARDADPDTLKRAYRRMARQYHPDVNKDPGAEDKFKEIGRAYEVLSDPQTRARYDQFGEAGLGGGGAPDMGDMGGFADLFETFFSGFGGAGAGAGPRRRGPRQGDDLRLDLSINFQEAVFGIEKEVQIRHLETCSTCQGSGAKAGSGPTSCGTCGGAGQVRRATRTPFGSFTQVAACPTCEGSGQVIADPCGACGGQGLQQVRKKLRINIPAGVDSGTRLRVANEGNAGQRGGPAGDLYVFLSVQSAAGLRRDGIHIHSEVTLNYLQAILGDTIEVDTVDGQESLEIPAGTQPGAVLTLQSKGVPKLGNPVARGNHLVSIKVQLPTKLNAEERELLEQLAGHHTNKGHKHPHKSGLFGGLFG
- the rsgA gene encoding ribosome small subunit-dependent GTPase A: MGVEPGRLRLAGQVVALLANYCWVELDQVGPTGLSRLLCTRRTRLGKSGQTIAVGDRVWVDGIDWPAGRAAVAALEPRQSLLERPAVANVALVVVVVALAEPELDLLQLTRFLLTAEATERPVQLVFSKADLVSPDEVVSWCKRAADWGYDALAVSTSSGAGMEPLLQRLAQPGIAVLCGPSGVGKSSVLNGLCPELGLRVAAVSGRLQRGRHTTRHVELFPLAPGALLADTPGFNRPRLPSDPFALGPLFPEIRKRLGLGCCRFSNCLHQGDPGCAVGCDWERYPLYAQCLSDLLLEGERTGRVADSPEGSGQRRRGQGLEPRLAPGLRQLSRRRQRQQLLDGEEDGQAGTGKATDFSRPDPED
- a CDS encoding type IV pilus twitching motility protein PilT, translating into MAVMIEDLMTQLVKDGGSDLHISAGIPPYGRFSGQLRPIHDDSLDEESCNKLIFSMLNNAQRKQLEQTWELDCAYGLKGIARFRVNVYRQRGTYAACLRALSNTVPTLESLGLPPIVEEMSHMPKGLILVTGPTGSGKTTTLAAMIEHINQTRAEHILTIEDPIEFTYRPVKSVIHQRQLNEDTRSFANALKAALREDPDVILVGELRDLDTIQLAITAAETGHLVLGTLHTSSAAQTVDRMVDVFPPSQQNQIRVQLSSSLVAVFAQTLCKRHNPSPGQSGRVMAQEIMINTPATANLIREGKTAQLYSAIQTGGQLSMQTLEKALGDLVLSNQVMMDEALLKTSKPDELIRLVKQLS
- the murB gene encoding UDP-N-acetylmuramate dehydrogenase produces the protein MLAAPSCHPALRQGVGLQPFTTWKVGGPAEWFAEPGESDELVSLAAWARAQGLALRCIGAGSNLLIADSGLPGLTICNRRLQGSRLDAASGLVEAEAGEPIPTLARKAARLGLSGLEWAVGIPGTVGGAVVMNAGAQGGCTAEWLHSVRLLDPANPAKPFELKARELDFAYRHSRLQAEAWIVLAATFQLEAGHDPAAITSRTSANLHSRTSTQPYQQPSCGSVFRNPEPQKAGQLIEALGLKGLQIGDAQVSPIHANFIVNIGQASASDIDALIAEVQCRVLASHGLSLHPEVKRLGFGPEP
- a CDS encoding YbaB/EbfC family nucleoid-associated protein; its protein translation is MAGFGLPNFGQLTEAFKKAQELQQNAQKLQEELDAMELEGRSADGRASIWLTGNQQPLRVQLAPELIAEGAAASEAAVLEALQAAYELSTGTMKGRMEELTGGLNLNLPGLGG
- a CDS encoding BaiN/RdsA family NAD(P)/FAD-dependent oxidoreductase, with amino-acid sequence MLPIHAAVVVAGGGAAGFMAAICAAEAGLGDIALLEATNEPLNKVLISGGGRCNVTHACWDPRALVGHYPRGGQALRGPFSRFAPGDAVAWFADHGLELVEEPDGRLFPRSNRAESVAATLRRAALQAGVQLHTGVSLQRAAAAASGGFDLLVRGGGAIRADRLVLATGSHPSGRQLAAALGHGLVAPVPSLFTLALAGDPLLELAGVVMDPVELALHLPQEPQAARAAQPFRQRGPVLITHWGLSGPATLRLTAFAARALKASGYRGELRLDWSGGLSQQDLEGLFAEAKRDQAKRQLANWRPWPALSRRLWLALLQRHGLDPQQRWADLAKRHQQLLVSALRDTRLAITGRGPFGEEFVTAGGIPLGEVNLATMESRQQPGLYLVGELLDVDGVTGGFNFQHCWSSGWLAGQALAESYLI
- the grpE gene encoding nucleotide exchange factor GrpE — its product is MSGDTSMSGDSNLGAGAPQAADPSEIPATPEMEAGQEAGSHQISDQGSDLAGQLVALKAEHEALNGQYMRLAADFDNFRKRQSRDSEDLRLQITCSTLGEILPVVDNFDRARQQLNPQHEEAQALHRSYQGLYKQLVDVFKQLGVSPMRVEGEPFDPSLHEAVLREPSEAHAEDVVIEELQRGYHLNGRVLRHALVKVSMGPGSGAVPAGPQAAENGQAEEQDG